Proteins encoded together in one Prochlorococcus marinus str. MIT 9211 window:
- a CDS encoding DNA-directed RNA polymerase subunit beta' gives MTSTSPKSRRSSGKGRKGSKKKGKQVSQIPPLSKTPPSFRNRIVDKKALKQLVAWAYKNHGTAVTAAMADNLKDLGFKYATQAAVSISVDDLKVPDAKQDLLGEAEQQITATEECYRLGEITEVERHTKVIDTWTETNERLVDAVKKNFNQNDPLNSVWMMANSGARGNMSQVRQLVGMRGLMANPQGEIIDLPIRTNFREGLTVTEYVISSYGARKGLVDTALRTADSGYLTRRLVDVAQDVIVREEDCGTSRAILVKAEDGRFGNRLVGRLTAEQIVGDADEIIAKKDTAIDPELSKKIEKAGLAGIMVRSPLTCEATRSVCRKCYGWALAHNNLVDLGEAVGIIAAQSIGEPGTQLTMRTFHTGGVSTAETGVVRSTIAGKVEFGPNARVRGYRTPHGVEAQQAEVDFTLKVKPTGSGKTQTIEISNGSLIFVDNAQEIAADVTVAQITAGAVKKSVEKATKDVICDLAGQVRYESVIQPREVTDRQGNITLKAQRLGRLWVLAGDVYNLPPNARPVVKANSKVSKGMVLAEASQASEFGGEVRLRDSIGDSREVQIVTTSMTLKDFKLLEESTHTGEIWNLEAKDGTRYRLNSIPGSKISSGEIVAELADDRFRTKTGGLVKYAPGLAIKKARSAKNGFEVSNGGTLIWVPQETHEINKDISLLMIKDRQWIEAGTEVVKDIFSQTAGIVTVTQKNDILREIIVRSGEFHLCNESKVLERFEDEGQMVNPGENIAKGLKADSMVLVQTVESRDGKGLLLRPVEEYTIPDQAQLPELSHVKQEKGPSLGLRATQRLAFKDGELIKSVEGVELLKTQLILDTFETTPQMTVDVEVALDKRAKTINRLRLVILESILVRRDTMSDSSHGSTHTELQIKDNQLVNADDVVATTQILCKEDGIVQLPNAVDDEPIRRLIVERAQDTTVLTAKDNPILKVGERVVDGDLLSKGEPINCCGEVEDIKGNKVTLRLGRPYMVSPDSVLHVRDGDLVQRGDGLALLVFERQKTGDIVQGLPRIEELLEARRPRESAILCKKPGIVEIKQEEDDESVVVKVIESDDSLSEYSILLGRNVMVSDGQEVHAGEFLTDGPVNPHELLECFFGDLRDRKPLLEAAQESIAKLQHRLVTEVQNVYKSQGVSIDDKHIEVIVRQMTSKVRIEDAGDTTLLPGELIEIRQVEDTNQAISVTGGAPAEFTPVLLGITKASLNTDSFISAASFQETTRVLTEAAIEGKSDWLRGLKENVIIGRLIPAGTGFSGFVEELRAEAGPHPDILAEDPAGYRRMQNLRPDYTVEMPVSTAAKSTSVLDDPSEEDLEATRSRHGIDPTTSNFAAFARPSGDDPSQEDQKPDPIALEGLQEEGLLADE, from the coding sequence ATGACTTCAACTTCTCCAAAATCTCGTAGATCTTCAGGCAAGGGCAGGAAGGGTAGCAAGAAGAAAGGTAAGCAGGTAAGTCAAATACCACCTCTTTCCAAAACACCTCCCTCTTTTAGAAACCGTATAGTCGATAAGAAAGCTTTAAAACAGTTAGTAGCTTGGGCCTATAAAAATCATGGAACAGCAGTTACTGCTGCCATGGCAGATAATCTTAAAGATCTTGGCTTTAAGTACGCAACTCAAGCAGCGGTCTCTATCTCTGTTGATGACTTAAAGGTTCCAGATGCAAAACAGGATTTACTTGGAGAAGCGGAGCAGCAAATCACTGCTACAGAAGAGTGTTACCGCCTTGGAGAAATTACTGAAGTTGAACGTCATACGAAAGTGATTGATACCTGGACTGAAACGAATGAGAGATTGGTTGATGCAGTCAAAAAGAATTTCAATCAAAACGACCCTCTGAATTCTGTATGGATGATGGCCAACTCTGGCGCAAGAGGAAACATGTCTCAAGTACGTCAACTGGTAGGCATGAGAGGTTTAATGGCTAACCCCCAAGGTGAAATTATTGACTTGCCTATTCGCACTAATTTTAGAGAGGGTTTAACAGTAACTGAATATGTTATTTCTTCTTATGGTGCACGTAAAGGTCTTGTTGACACTGCCTTAAGAACGGCTGACTCTGGATATTTGACAAGACGTCTAGTCGATGTGGCGCAAGATGTAATAGTGCGAGAGGAAGATTGTGGAACCAGTAGAGCGATATTAGTAAAAGCTGAGGATGGACGTTTTGGGAATAGGCTTGTGGGACGTTTAACAGCAGAGCAAATCGTTGGTGACGCTGACGAAATAATAGCTAAGAAGGATACGGCAATCGACCCTGAATTGTCTAAGAAGATTGAAAAAGCAGGTTTAGCAGGAATTATGGTGCGATCTCCTTTGACTTGTGAGGCGACTCGGTCTGTTTGTAGAAAGTGTTATGGATGGGCTTTGGCTCATAATAATTTGGTTGATCTTGGAGAAGCAGTAGGGATTATTGCAGCACAGTCAATTGGAGAGCCTGGGACTCAATTAACAATGAGAACTTTCCATACAGGAGGGGTATCCACTGCGGAAACAGGTGTAGTGAGGTCAACTATTGCAGGGAAGGTTGAGTTTGGACCTAATGCGCGTGTGCGTGGCTATAGAACTCCTCATGGAGTTGAAGCTCAGCAAGCCGAAGTTGACTTTACCTTGAAAGTTAAACCCACAGGAAGTGGTAAGACTCAAACTATTGAAATTTCAAATGGTTCATTGATCTTTGTAGATAATGCACAAGAGATAGCCGCTGATGTCACAGTTGCTCAGATAACAGCAGGAGCTGTGAAGAAGAGTGTTGAGAAAGCGACTAAAGATGTTATTTGTGACTTAGCTGGACAGGTTAGATATGAAAGTGTGATCCAGCCTAGAGAAGTAACTGATAGACAGGGCAATATCACTTTGAAGGCACAACGACTCGGACGACTTTGGGTCTTGGCGGGAGATGTATACAATTTACCTCCTAATGCACGTCCAGTTGTTAAGGCTAACTCTAAAGTCTCCAAAGGAATGGTCTTGGCAGAAGCGAGTCAAGCTAGTGAGTTTGGAGGAGAAGTTCGTTTGCGAGATTCTATTGGAGATTCTCGAGAAGTACAGATAGTCACGACATCTATGACTTTGAAGGATTTTAAACTACTAGAAGAGTCGACTCATACAGGTGAGATATGGAATTTAGAGGCTAAAGATGGTACAAGATATCGTCTCAACTCTATCCCAGGTAGCAAGATTAGTAGCGGGGAGATCGTAGCTGAACTAGCAGATGACCGATTCCGGACAAAGACAGGTGGACTAGTTAAATATGCACCGGGACTAGCTATCAAAAAGGCAAGGTCAGCGAAAAACGGTTTTGAAGTTAGCAATGGTGGAACTTTGATCTGGGTTCCTCAAGAAACACATGAAATTAACAAGGATATTTCTTTGCTAATGATTAAAGATCGCCAGTGGATAGAAGCTGGAACTGAAGTTGTTAAGGATATTTTCAGCCAAACTGCTGGAATAGTGACTGTCACTCAAAAGAATGACATTTTGAGAGAGATTATTGTTCGTAGCGGCGAGTTTCACCTTTGTAATGAGTCAAAAGTTCTAGAACGTTTTGAGGATGAAGGGCAGATGGTTAACCCTGGTGAGAATATCGCTAAAGGACTTAAGGCTGATTCAATGGTCCTTGTTCAAACAGTGGAATCTAGAGATGGAAAAGGTCTTTTACTAAGACCAGTTGAAGAGTACACAATTCCAGATCAAGCCCAATTACCTGAACTTTCACATGTTAAGCAAGAGAAAGGTCCTTCTCTAGGACTGAGGGCGACCCAGAGACTTGCCTTTAAAGATGGTGAGCTTATTAAGTCTGTGGAGGGTGTGGAGTTATTGAAAACCCAATTAATCCTGGACACTTTTGAAACGACCCCTCAAATGACTGTAGATGTTGAGGTGGCTTTAGATAAGCGAGCTAAAACAATTAACAGATTAAGACTAGTAATCCTAGAAAGTATCTTGGTTAGACGAGACACCATGTCTGATTCAAGTCATGGATCTACTCATACAGAGCTACAAATTAAAGATAATCAACTAGTGAATGCTGATGATGTAGTCGCAACAACACAGATTTTATGTAAGGAAGATGGAATTGTTCAACTACCAAATGCCGTAGACGATGAACCTATACGTCGACTGATTGTTGAGCGTGCTCAAGATACTACTGTTTTGACTGCTAAAGACAACCCTATCCTCAAGGTAGGTGAAAGGGTTGTCGACGGGGATTTATTGTCTAAAGGAGAGCCAATTAATTGTTGTGGAGAAGTTGAAGATATTAAAGGAAATAAGGTAACACTTCGTCTTGGTAGACCTTATATGGTCTCTCCAGATTCTGTACTTCACGTACGAGATGGGGATTTAGTTCAACGTGGAGATGGCTTGGCTTTATTGGTATTTGAAAGACAAAAAACTGGAGACATTGTTCAAGGATTACCAAGAATTGAGGAATTATTAGAGGCACGAAGGCCAAGAGAATCAGCAATTCTTTGTAAAAAACCTGGTATAGTTGAGATAAAACAAGAAGAGGATGATGAATCTGTAGTAGTTAAAGTTATAGAAAGCGACGACTCTTTATCCGAATATTCGATCCTTCTCGGTAGGAATGTCATGGTTAGTGATGGGCAAGAAGTACATGCAGGAGAATTCCTTACTGATGGCCCAGTTAATCCTCATGAATTGCTTGAGTGTTTCTTTGGTGATCTTCGAGATAGAAAGCCTTTGTTGGAAGCTGCCCAAGAATCAATAGCAAAATTGCAGCATCGACTAGTTACTGAGGTCCAGAATGTTTATAAGTCCCAGGGCGTCTCAATTGATGACAAGCATATTGAGGTTATAGTTCGTCAGATGACCAGTAAGGTTCGTATAGAAGATGCTGGAGATACAACTTTACTTCCTGGAGAGTTAATTGAGATTCGGCAAGTTGAAGATACCAATCAAGCAATCTCTGTGACTGGAGGTGCTCCGGCAGAGTTTACTCCGGTTCTTTTAGGTATAACGAAAGCTTCTTTGAATACGGATAGCTTTATTTCTGCCGCTTCTTTCCAAGAAACCACTAGGGTTCTGACGGAGGCAGCAATAGAAGGTAAATCGGATTGGCTAAGAGGGTTAAAAGAGAATGTGATTATTGGGCGACTTATTCCAGCTGGAACAGGCTTTAGTGGTTTTGTAGAAGAACTGAGAGCCGAGGCTGGGCCGCATCCAGATATTTTGGCTGAAGATCCAGCAGGTTATAGACGTATGCAAAATCTAAGACCTGACTATACAGTTGAAATGCCTGTATCTACTGCTGCAAAATCAACCTCTGTATTAGATGACCCGAGCGAGGAAGATTTAGAGGCCACTAGGAGTAGGCATGGAATAGATCCAACCACTAGTAATTTTGCAGCATTTGCTCGTCCTTCAGGAGATGATCCATCTCAAGAAGATCAAAAACCTGACCCAATTGCTTTAGAGGGGCTGCAAGAGGAGGGATTGCTTGCAGATGAATAA
- a CDS encoding DNA-directed RNA polymerase subunit gamma: MTNSNLRTENHFDYVKITLASPERVMSWGQRTLPNGQVVGEVTKPETINYRTLKPEMDGLFCEKIFGPSKDWECHCGKYKRVRHRGIVCERCGVEVTESRVRRHRMGFIKLAAPVSHVWYLKGIPSYVAILLDMPLRDVEQIVYFNCYVVLDQGDHKDLKYKQLLTEDEWLEIEDEIYAEDSTIENEPVVGIGAEALQQLLEDLDLKEIAETLREEITGSKGQKRAKLIKRLRVIDNFIATNARPEWMVLDAIPVIPPDLRPMVQLDGGRFATSDLNDLYRRVINRNNRLARLQEILAPEIIVRNEKRMLQEAVDALVDNGRRGRTVVGANNRALKSLSDIIEGKQGRFRQNLLGKRVDYSGRSVIVVGPKLKMHQCGLPKEMAIELFQPFVIHRLIRQNIVNNIKAAKKLIQRADDEVMQVLQEVIDGHPILLNRAPTLHRLGIQAFEPKLVDGRAIQLHPLVCPAFNADFDGDQMAVHVPLAIESQTEARMLMLASNNILSPATGEPIVTPSQDMVLGSYYLTAIQPEASKPDFGDQSKTFASLDDVINAFEDKRIKLHDWVWVRFNGEVDDDDHGEPSHSETLEDGTRIEQWNLRRDRLDEQGALISRFVLTTVGRVVMNHTIIDAVAIA, translated from the coding sequence ATGACTAACAGCAACCTTCGCACTGAGAACCATTTTGATTACGTCAAAATTACTTTAGCTTCTCCTGAAAGAGTAATGTCATGGGGGCAACGTACTCTACCTAATGGACAAGTTGTTGGAGAAGTAACAAAGCCGGAAACGATAAATTATCGAACTTTAAAACCTGAGATGGATGGACTGTTCTGTGAAAAGATCTTTGGTCCTTCAAAAGATTGGGAATGTCATTGTGGCAAATATAAGCGTGTTCGCCATCGTGGGATTGTTTGCGAACGATGTGGTGTAGAAGTCACTGAAAGTAGGGTTCGGCGTCATAGAATGGGGTTTATCAAACTAGCGGCACCTGTATCTCATGTTTGGTATTTAAAAGGCATCCCAAGTTATGTTGCTATTTTGCTTGATATGCCTCTTAGAGATGTTGAGCAGATAGTTTATTTTAATTGCTATGTAGTCTTAGACCAAGGCGACCATAAAGATCTTAAGTACAAGCAATTATTGACCGAAGATGAATGGTTGGAAATCGAGGATGAGATCTATGCTGAAGACTCTACTATTGAGAATGAACCTGTAGTGGGGATTGGGGCTGAAGCTCTGCAGCAACTTCTTGAAGATTTAGATTTAAAGGAAATAGCTGAAACTCTGAGAGAGGAAATCACTGGTAGCAAGGGACAAAAAAGAGCAAAATTAATTAAAAGACTCAGAGTAATAGATAACTTTATTGCTACAAATGCTCGTCCAGAGTGGATGGTACTAGATGCAATTCCTGTTATTCCACCGGACCTTAGACCTATGGTCCAATTAGATGGGGGTAGATTTGCTACCTCTGATTTAAATGATCTTTATAGACGGGTTATTAATAGGAATAATCGGTTAGCTCGCTTACAGGAAATACTTGCACCAGAAATTATTGTTAGGAATGAGAAGAGGATGCTTCAGGAAGCTGTTGATGCTCTGGTAGACAATGGTCGACGAGGTAGAACGGTTGTTGGCGCAAATAATCGTGCTTTAAAATCTCTGAGCGATATAATTGAAGGAAAGCAAGGTCGTTTTCGACAGAACCTGCTAGGAAAGAGAGTTGATTATTCAGGTAGATCTGTAATAGTGGTTGGTCCAAAGTTAAAGATGCATCAATGTGGATTACCTAAGGAGATGGCTATCGAGCTTTTCCAGCCTTTTGTAATTCACAGGCTTATACGTCAAAACATTGTGAATAATATTAAGGCGGCTAAGAAACTTATTCAGAGAGCAGATGATGAAGTTATGCAGGTTCTTCAAGAAGTTATAGATGGCCATCCAATTTTGTTAAATAGAGCACCTACTTTGCACAGACTCGGCATACAAGCTTTTGAGCCAAAATTAGTTGATGGTAGGGCAATACAACTTCATCCGTTGGTTTGTCCTGCATTCAATGCTGATTTTGATGGCGACCAGATGGCAGTCCATGTCCCATTGGCTATAGAATCTCAAACCGAGGCCCGAATGTTGATGCTGGCAAGCAATAACATTCTTTCTCCAGCCACTGGGGAACCAATCGTAACTCCTTCTCAAGATATGGTTTTAGGGTCATATTATCTAACTGCCATTCAACCGGAGGCATCAAAACCAGATTTTGGGGATCAATCCAAAACCTTTGCTTCTTTAGATGATGTAATTAATGCTTTTGAGGATAAAAGAATAAAGCTGCATGATTGGGTTTGGGTAAGATTTAACGGTGAAGTAGATGATGATGATCATGGAGAGCCATCTCACTCAGAGACTCTGGAAGATGGGACTCGTATAGAACAGTGGAATTTAAGACGTGATCGCTTGGACGAGCAGGGTGCCCTAATCAGTAGATTTGTTCTTACTACTGTTGGCCGTGTAGTAATGAATCACACCATTATTGATGCTGTTGCAATCGCTTAA
- the rpoB gene encoding DNA-directed RNA polymerase subunit beta, which produces MSRSAIQVAKTATHLPDLVEVQRASFKWFLEKGLIEELENFSPITDYTGKLELHFIGSEYRLKRPRHDVEEAKKRDATFASQMYVTCRLINKETGEIKEQEVFIGELPLMTERGTFIINGAERVIVNQIVRSPGVYFKDEQDKNGRRTYNASVIPNRGAWLKFETDKNDLLHVRVDKTRKINAHVLMRAMGLSDNDVIDKLRHPEYYKKSIEAADEEGISSEDQALLELYKKLRPGEPPSVSGGQQLLQSRFFDPKRYDLGRVGRYKINKKLRLTIPDSVRTLTHEDVLSTIDYLINLELDVGGATLDDIDHLGNRRVRSVGELLQNQVRVGLNRLERIIKERMTVGETDSLTPAQLVNPKPLVAAVKEFFGSSQLSQFMDQTNPLAELTHKRRISALGPGGLTRERAGFAVRDIHPSHYGRLCPIETPEGPNAGLINSLATHARVNDYGFIETPFWKVDKGRVIKEGKPIYLSADLEDECRVAPGDVATDKEGMIVADLIPVRYRQDFEKVPPEQVDYVQLSPVQVISVATSLIPFLEHDDANRALMGSNMQRQAVPLLRPERPLVGTGLETQVARDSGMVPISQVNGTVTYVDANIIVVTDEEGSEHHHSLQKYQRSNQDTCLNQRPIVHNGDPVIIGQVLADGSACEGGEIALGQNVLIAYMPWEGYNYEDAILVSERLVKDDLYTSVHIEKYEIEARQTKLGPEEITREIPNIAEESLGNLDEMGIIRIGAFVESGDILVGKVTPKGESDQPPEEKLLRAIFGEKARDVRDNSLRVPSTERGRVVDVRIYTREQGDELPPGANMVVRVYVAQRRKIQVGDKMAGRHGNKGIISRILPREDMPYLPDGTPVDIVLNPLGVPSRMNVGQVFELLMGWAASNLDCRVKVVPFDEMYGAEKSYQTVTAYLKEAASLPGKEWVYNPEDPGKLLLRDGRTGEPFDQPVAVGYSHFLKLVHLVDDKIHARSTGPYSLVTQQPLGGKAQQGGQRLGEMEVWALEAYGAAYTLQELLTVKSDDMQGRNEALNAIVKGKPIPRPGTPESFKVLMRELQSLGLDIGVYTDEGKEVDLMQDVNPRRSTPSRPTYESLGSDYQED; this is translated from the coding sequence ATGAGTAGAAGCGCGATTCAGGTCGCTAAGACCGCTACACACCTGCCTGACTTGGTTGAGGTGCAGCGTGCAAGCTTTAAGTGGTTTTTGGAAAAAGGTTTAATTGAGGAGCTTGAGAACTTCTCACCAATTACTGATTACACGGGCAAGCTAGAGCTACATTTTATTGGCAGTGAATATCGGCTTAAGCGGCCTCGCCATGATGTGGAAGAAGCTAAAAAGCGCGATGCAACTTTTGCTTCCCAAATGTATGTAACTTGCCGTCTTATTAATAAAGAAACTGGAGAAATAAAAGAACAAGAAGTTTTTATTGGTGAATTGCCATTAATGACTGAAAGAGGAACATTTATCATTAATGGAGCAGAAAGAGTAATTGTTAATCAGATAGTAAGAAGCCCTGGCGTATATTTTAAAGATGAGCAAGATAAAAATGGCCGAAGAACTTACAATGCAAGTGTTATTCCTAATCGCGGGGCATGGTTAAAGTTTGAAACAGATAAGAATGATTTACTTCATGTTCGTGTAGATAAAACTAGAAAAATTAATGCTCATGTTCTAATGAGAGCAATGGGTCTATCAGATAATGATGTAATAGATAAATTAAGACATCCTGAATACTATAAGAAATCTATTGAAGCCGCTGATGAAGAAGGTATTAGCTCCGAGGATCAGGCTTTGCTTGAGCTATATAAAAAGTTGCGACCTGGCGAACCACCCTCAGTCAGTGGTGGTCAGCAATTGCTTCAGAGCAGGTTCTTTGACCCAAAACGTTATGATTTAGGACGTGTCGGTAGATATAAAATAAACAAGAAATTACGTTTAACTATACCTGACTCTGTAAGAACTCTGACTCATGAGGATGTTCTTTCTACTATTGATTATTTAATTAATCTTGAGCTAGATGTTGGTGGGGCGACTTTAGATGATATTGACCATCTTGGTAATAGAAGAGTTAGATCTGTTGGAGAGTTATTGCAAAATCAAGTTCGTGTTGGTTTAAATCGTCTTGAAAGAATAATCAAGGAAAGAATGACAGTAGGTGAAACAGATTCATTGACTCCAGCACAACTAGTAAACCCCAAGCCTCTAGTGGCTGCTGTTAAAGAGTTCTTTGGATCAAGTCAACTTAGTCAGTTTATGGATCAGACCAATCCTTTGGCTGAATTAACTCATAAAAGGCGGATTTCGGCATTAGGACCAGGTGGTTTAACTAGAGAAAGAGCAGGTTTTGCGGTAAGAGATATTCATCCTTCTCATTATGGACGCTTGTGTCCTATTGAAACTCCAGAGGGGCCAAATGCTGGTCTAATTAATTCCTTAGCTACTCATGCCAGGGTTAATGATTATGGATTCATTGAAACGCCTTTCTGGAAAGTAGATAAAGGAAGAGTTATTAAGGAGGGAAAGCCAATTTATCTATCTGCTGATCTAGAAGATGAATGCAGAGTTGCGCCTGGTGATGTTGCTACGGATAAAGAAGGCATGATTGTTGCTGATTTGATTCCAGTTAGATATAGGCAGGATTTTGAGAAGGTTCCTCCTGAGCAAGTGGATTATGTGCAACTTTCACCAGTGCAAGTGATTTCTGTAGCGACATCTTTAATTCCATTTTTAGAACATGACGATGCAAACAGGGCTTTAATGGGTTCTAATATGCAGCGTCAAGCTGTCCCTCTTCTGCGTCCAGAACGACCTTTAGTTGGGACAGGTTTGGAAACACAGGTTGCTAGAGACTCCGGGATGGTCCCTATCTCTCAAGTCAATGGAACAGTAACTTATGTAGACGCTAATATCATTGTTGTTACTGATGAAGAAGGTTCCGAGCATCATCATTCTTTGCAGAAATATCAACGTTCTAATCAGGACACATGCTTGAATCAAAGACCCATTGTTCATAATGGCGATCCGGTAATTATTGGTCAGGTTCTTGCAGACGGATCTGCATGTGAAGGAGGAGAAATAGCCTTAGGTCAAAATGTCTTAATCGCTTATATGCCTTGGGAGGGTTATAACTATGAGGATGCAATTTTAGTCAGTGAGAGATTAGTAAAAGATGATCTATATACTTCAGTGCATATTGAAAAATATGAGATTGAAGCTCGACAAACAAAACTAGGCCCAGAGGAAATAACGAGGGAAATTCCCAACATAGCCGAAGAAAGTTTGGGTAATCTTGATGAAATGGGCATTATTAGGATTGGTGCTTTTGTTGAGAGCGGAGATATTCTTGTAGGAAAAGTTACCCCTAAGGGGGAGTCTGATCAACCTCCTGAAGAGAAGCTTTTAAGGGCTATATTTGGTGAAAAAGCAAGAGATGTAAGAGATAATTCATTGAGAGTTCCTAGTACTGAAAGAGGTCGAGTCGTTGATGTGCGTATTTATACGAGAGAACAGGGTGATGAACTTCCGCCTGGAGCAAATATGGTAGTTCGAGTTTATGTGGCACAAAGAAGAAAAATACAAGTAGGGGATAAGATGGCAGGACGCCATGGGAATAAGGGAATTATTAGTCGGATACTTCCTAGAGAAGACATGCCTTATTTGCCTGATGGAACCCCAGTAGATATTGTCCTTAACCCTCTTGGTGTGCCAAGTAGAATGAATGTTGGACAAGTTTTTGAGTTGTTGATGGGTTGGGCAGCCTCGAATTTGGATTGCAGGGTTAAAGTTGTTCCATTCGACGAAATGTATGGTGCTGAAAAGTCCTATCAGACAGTAACTGCTTACCTTAAAGAGGCCGCTAGTTTGCCAGGCAAAGAATGGGTCTACAACCCAGAAGACCCAGGAAAGCTACTTCTAAGAGATGGAAGGACTGGAGAACCTTTTGATCAGCCTGTTGCAGTTGGCTACTCACATTTCCTTAAATTAGTTCACTTAGTAGACGATAAAATTCACGCTCGCTCTACTGGTCCGTACTCTCTAGTTACTCAGCAACCTTTAGGAGGTAAAGCTCAACAAGGAGGACAACGTTTAGGAGAAATGGAGGTTTGGGCTTTAGAGGCTTATGGAGCAGCATATACTTTGCAAGAATTGTTGACTGTCAAGTCTGATGATATGCAAGGTCGAAATGAGGCGCTTAATGCAATTGTCAAAGGCAAGCCAATTCCAAGGCCAGGAACCCCAGAATCGTTCAAAGTTTTAATGCGAGAACTTCAGTCTCTTGGACTAGACATTGGAGTGTATACAGATGAAGGGAAAGAAGTTGATTTGATGCAGGATGTTAATCCACGTCGAAGTACTCCTAGTAGACCAACTTATGAATCATTGGGATCAGATTATCAAGAGGATTAA
- a CDS encoding TatD family hydrolase, with product MTRPVLIDSHCHLIFKNFEEDLDEIAERWRAVGVQSLVHACVEASEIPAIRALADRFPELRYSVGVHPLDINSWTDETLEVLRRAALEDSRVVAIGELGLDLFRDSNLDEQLAVLKPQLKLAFELDLPVIIHCRDAAQPMIDLLSELRDLDICPKGVMHCWAGDSQEMQAFLDLGFFISFSGMVTFPKAQKTHLCARKVPEDRFLIETDCPFLSPVPWRGKRNEPAHVEAVAKKIAEIRGKSFLTVANQSTDNAIKLFNLI from the coding sequence ATGACTAGACCTGTACTCATAGACAGTCATTGCCATCTTATTTTTAAAAATTTCGAAGAAGACTTGGATGAGATAGCAGAAAGGTGGAGAGCTGTTGGGGTACAAAGTCTTGTTCATGCATGTGTTGAAGCTTCGGAGATTCCAGCAATTCGTGCTTTGGCAGATAGGTTCCCTGAATTGAGATATTCAGTCGGAGTACACCCTCTAGATATAAATTCTTGGACTGATGAGACTTTAGAAGTTTTACGCAGAGCTGCCTTAGAAGATTCTCGAGTAGTTGCGATTGGTGAACTTGGTTTGGATCTTTTTAGGGATTCAAATCTTGATGAACAATTAGCTGTTTTAAAGCCTCAATTGAAATTGGCTTTTGAGCTGGATTTGCCAGTGATAATTCATTGTAGAGATGCTGCTCAGCCTATGATTGATTTGCTTTCTGAGCTAAGGGATTTGGATATTTGCCCTAAAGGGGTTATGCATTGTTGGGCGGGGGACTCTCAAGAAATGCAAGCTTTTTTGGATTTAGGCTTTTTTATCAGTTTTAGTGGCATGGTTACATTCCCTAAAGCGCAGAAAACACATCTTTGTGCTCGCAAGGTACCCGAAGATAGATTTTTAATAGAAACTGACTGCCCGTTTTTGTCTCCTGTCCCTTGGAGAGGTAAACGTAATGAGCCTGCTCATGTTGAGGCAGTGGCTAAAAAGATTGCTGAGATTAGGGGGAAATCTTTTCTGACAGTGGCCAATCAAAGCACTGACAATGCGATTAAATTGTTTAATTTGATCTAA
- the rpsT gene encoding 30S ribosomal protein S20: MANNNSAKKRIQIAERNRLQNRSYKSAMRTLMKRCLTAAGSYLEKPGEEAKANLQQNINEAFSKIDKAVKKGVLHRNNGANKKSRLNAAVKKLIEPATKR; encoded by the coding sequence GTGGCAAATAACAATTCCGCGAAGAAGCGAATACAGATTGCTGAGCGCAATCGCCTGCAAAACAGATCTTATAAGTCTGCCATGAGGACTTTGATGAAAAGATGTTTAACTGCAGCTGGTTCTTATCTTGAAAAACCTGGTGAAGAAGCAAAGGCTAATCTTCAACAAAATATCAATGAGGCATTTAGTAAAATTGATAAGGCTGTAAAGAAAGGGGTTTTGCATCGCAATAATGGAGCAAATAAAAAATCTCGTTTAAATGCTGCTGTTAAAAAGCTCATTGAGCCAGCAACTAAGCGCTAG